A genomic stretch from Budorcas taxicolor isolate Tak-1 chromosome 15, Takin1.1, whole genome shotgun sequence includes:
- the APOA5 gene encoding apolipoprotein A-V: protein MASAAAVLTWALALLSLLSATEARKGFWDYFSQSSGDKGKVEQQQKLAREPPSLKDRLEPDLSDMDKFLEKLGPLNGQGREPPGLPRDPVGMWQQLQEELEEVRARLEPYMAEVHERVGWNLEGLRRQLQPYTVELMEQVALRVHELQEQLRVVGEGTKAQLLGGVDEARGLLQELQSRVAHHTGRVKALFHPYAERLVSGIGHHVQELHRSVAPHAIASPARLSRCVQMLSRKLTLKAKALHERIQQNLDQLREELSAFAGARADGAEEAAQPDPQVLSQEVRQRLQAFRQDTFRQIAAFTHAIDRETEQVQQQLAPPPPGHSAFAPEFLQADRGKARSELQARFDDLWEDINYSLRDHSPGHRGEP, encoded by the exons ATGGCAAGCGCGGCTGCAGTTCTGACCTGGGCTCTGGCCCTGCTCTCAC TGCTTTCAGCCACGGAGGCACGGAAAGGCTTCTGGGACTACTTCAGCCAGAGCAGCGGGGACAAAGGCAAGGtggagcagcagcagaagctggcACGAGAGCCCCC gagcCTGAAAGACAGACTTGAGCCAGACCTCAGCGATATGGACAAGTTCCTGGAAAAGCTGGGCCCTCTAAACGGGCAGGGGAGGGAGCCTCCCGGGCTCCCACGCGACCCGGTGGGCATGTGGCAGCAACTGcaagaggagctggaggaggtgcGGGCGCGTCTGGAGCCCTACATGGCGGAGGTGCACGAGCGCGTGGGCTGGAACCTGGAGGGGCTGCGGCGGCAGCTGCAGCCCTACACGGTGGAGCTGATGGAGCAGGTGGCCCTGCGCGTGCACGAGCTGCAGGAGCAGTTGCGCGTGGTCGGAGAGGGCACCAAGGCCCAGTTGTTGGGGGGCGTGGACGAGGCGCGGGGCCTGCTGCAGGAGCTGCAGAGCCGCGTGGCGCACCACACCGGCCGCGTCAAGGCGCTCTTCCACCCCTACGCCGAGCGCCTGGTGTCCGGCATCGGGCACCACGTGCAGGAGCTGCACCGCAGCGTGGCGCCGCACGCCATCGCCAGCCCCGCGCGCCTCAGCCGCTGCGTGCAGATGCTCTCCCGCAAGCTCACGCTCAAGGCCAAGGCCTTGCACGAGCGCATCCAGCAGAACCTAGACCAGCTGCGCGAGGAGCTCAGCGCTTTTGCTGGTGCCCGCGCGGACGGTGCGGAGGAAGCGGCTCAACCGGATCCCCAGGTGCTGTCCCAGGAGGTGCGCCAACGACTCCAGGCTTTCCGCCAGGACACCTTCCGGCAGATTGCCGCCTTCACTCACGCCATTGACCGAGAGACTGAGCAAGTTCAGCAGCAGCTGGCGCCGCCTCCGCCAGGGCACAGTGCCTTTGCCCCGGAGTTCCTCCAAGCCGACAGAGGCAAGGCCCGGAGCGAGCTGCAGGCCCGCTTCGACGACCTGTGGGAAGACATCAACTACAGCCTTCGCGACCATAGTCCAGGCCATCGGGGAGAGCCCTGA